One stretch of Longimicrobium sp. DNA includes these proteins:
- a CDS encoding helix-turn-helix transcriptional regulator: MRVPNRWNERLLGSTRGRVITLLRRRERTVNELADELALTDNAVRTHLAALERDGLVALTGVRRGVGKPAHVYALTPQADILFPRAYGVVLRTLVEALRQSLPAEKVDALVAEVGRRLAEPFPRAGGGVHARAEAAVAVLAELGGVAEAHVARGVATIRGFGCPLREAVDDEPEVCRIAAALLSEVVGYEVTECCDRGDAPSCRFTFAETATA; the protein is encoded by the coding sequence ATGCGAGTGCCGAACCGCTGGAACGAACGGCTGCTGGGGAGCACGCGCGGCCGGGTGATCACCCTGCTGCGCCGCCGCGAGCGCACCGTGAACGAGCTGGCCGACGAGCTGGCGCTGACCGACAACGCCGTGCGCACGCACCTGGCCGCGCTGGAGCGCGACGGCCTGGTGGCGCTCACCGGCGTGCGCCGCGGCGTGGGCAAGCCCGCGCACGTGTACGCGCTCACCCCCCAGGCCGACATCCTCTTTCCCCGCGCCTACGGCGTGGTGCTGCGCACGCTGGTCGAGGCGCTGCGTCAGTCGCTTCCCGCGGAGAAGGTGGACGCGCTGGTGGCCGAGGTGGGCCGCCGCCTGGCCGAGCCGTTCCCGCGCGCGGGCGGCGGGGTGCACGCGCGGGCGGAAGCCGCGGTCGCGGTGCTGGCGGAGCTGGGCGGCGTGGCCGAGGCGCACGTGGCGCGCGGCGTGGCCACCATCCGCGGCTTCGGCTGCCCCCTGCGCGAGGCGGTGGACGACGAGCCCGAGGTCTGCCGCATCGCCGCCGCGCTGCTGAGCGAGGTGGTGGGCTACGAGGTCACCGAATGCTGCGACCGCGGCGACGCCCCCAGCTGCCGCTTCACCTT